From the Caloenas nicobarica isolate bCalNic1 chromosome 2, bCalNic1.hap1, whole genome shotgun sequence genome, the window CTGTGCTATAAAATTCTGTCCTATGCTACTTGTAAAATTGTGCTACAACAGTTCTGATTATAAAAATTTTGTGCTACTCTGATCATAAAAGTCTATGCTATGCTGATCAAAGTCTGTTAAGACAATAAAGCTTTAATTCTAAGTACAACTTAATGCTGTTGTCTTTCTTCCAAGGATCCCCAAAAGAACCTGTTTGTCCCCGCAGTGTTGGATGACAGCCGTATGGCacacaaatatatttctgcTATAAAGGAATTTGGCCCAACTGCTCCAAACTCTACGCAGACACCATTTAACAGCCATAAGACTAATGAGATTATTCTTGCATGACAGActgaaatatatgtataaatgaTCATGGGCTTAAATCCAAACCCAAAGTGAAGGATCTAGATGAAGAACAAGAAATTTAGAAAACTTGCCATTTTCCTTTGGGAATTCAattattgaaaacaaacatgacTGACCTGAGGCAAGGACTTGTCCCCACATGCgtgcattttcagtttcattaatGCCACTTTTGCTGCTGTCTCACTGTTTTTTGCTCCTTtaagttttttgctttttgcttcttcGCTTTTTTTAGAATCTGAGAACAATATTATTCCTGTTAGTGTGATGATTCAGACAGTCTCCTGGACATATATTGGAATTAACCTGTCGGCCTCATTATATCTCCAAGGCTCCCATCCCTTTCATGTCCCTTTCATGTCCTCCTGAGGCCATGATATCAGGTGCTCCTATTCAACAATATCTGGAATCGTGACAGTTTTAGAACTTCTTTATACTGAGAAGTAGATCAACACTATCATGAGGTAAACACAGGTTGTAAAAgccaaataaatacaaattcttAAGTTTCTACACCTGTGGCCATCAGAGCATTCATACAGCAACAGTTTCAAGTCATCCTTTCTACACATAATCCCACTGTCCAGTTAGGCAGAGCTGTTCATTCTCTTTCCTGTCCTAGAGCTTGtttaaaagctgcaaaacaTTACACTGTAGgctcacttttattttttttgccatctTGGTTGTATAGGTATAATCCCAGCAGACTGGCATGCACACCCAATGCATTATTTGCACATGAATTAATACGCAAATAATAATGGCTTGGTACAATTCATTACATTATAGTACTTATAGAATGAGAACAAGACAATAGTTCTGAAAGAAACCTGAGCCTCATTTAATCTTTAAAGGTGCTCCTTATAGACATATGCTGCTGTTGTCTTGTCTCAGTCCAGGTGAACAGTATTACATGCTGACATGTGAGTTTAGGGCTATTTAAACAAGGAACTCTGATCCTTTCTTCTTATTTGGTCAAACCCGAACCCTCGGAGTTGGTCACAAGCTCAAATAGCCTTCTGAAGAAAACTGTAGAGTATGTATCCCACTGTACTTGCCTATAATATGTTTAACTAGCTGCTGGGTGGCAGCCATTCGAGGTTGTGGTGCGTCCAGTTTCTCACATTCATGGTCTGATTGATGCCGGTGTCTGTAAATAATAGTGTAAAACTTGTATTACCTTTTCCACACACTAATGAATGACTATTGATGCTTTAACGCTCTGTTTCACTCACCTTaggcaaaaatgtttttcacagtAGGGACATAAAACTGGCATAAGCTCTTTTCCATTGCAGTCCTTGCATGAGCATGGGTAAGATCTGTGCTGATCTGTTTTCACAGAACTGTTTCTTATATTCACCTAGACATtagtacaaaatattttgtgtaaatGAACAGATATTACAGATCCAAATCACCACCTTGGCTTTCCAAAAGAACTGTGCTAGCTCTCCGTTCTATGGACAAAACTAGTCCAGCAATTCTCTTCTAATTCTGTCCTGGTTAAGTTTAGCCCGGAGCTAGAAAAAGAACCATCATCCTACTCAAACTCAATTTACTTCTgacaggcagagaaaaagagtagattcatttttttttagcttgtcACATTCTCAGTtaaataattcatatttataTACTATATGTACttatctaataaaaaaaaataaacagttaagTTGCACAAAATTCAATTTTAAGGTAGTACTAGATTACCTCAGAACACCCATGAGCATCCCGGCTCCTGTGCTGAAGGCTTTgtggcaaaagaagaaaatatcacaCCGTTATCaacatttcaggaaaagaaagctgCATGTCAAAACATTTAAGTGATCTGACAATTTTTATCATGGGAACACTTCAATTAAATAATGAATCTTCTCTAAAACTTGTCCTAACTTATGCATTTCACAGCTTGAATGGATTGATCATATTCTTCCTGAGTAGGTACATTTAGCTCTTGGAACTTATGCCCCAAGATAACAAACCATTTCAAGAGAATAAGAATATTAGCACGCTTAAGAGTTCAGCTCAAAGCAACTCGAGGTTGTCCGTTTTAATGGATTTTGAAttacaacagcaaaaaaccctTCAGGGCTTCTAACATGTTAAAGTGAAATCTGCCCTCAGTTTATCAGAGGTTACCTCAGCTGCCCTCTGTTAATCTGAAGTGTAAATCAAAGTACAAGCCCAATTTGAACCTTAGAAGAAacttagtttttttttttcctaccagaaaaaaatattccacctgctctgaaaaaaaccctagtaCACAGGGTCCAAGCTAGATGGCTTCCAAAATAATCTACCTGTATTCTAGAAATATTCCCACTGATATCAAAGCGCTGCAACAGCTGCTCCAGAAAAATGTGGCAAGTgtgaggaattatttttttaactaaccTGAACTGAGTCACAGAATATTTTACACCACATTCAGGTCTACACAACTGTCACACTGAGGTCTGTTAGGAAAACCAACTTAATTTGCTTTTATGACAAGGTAATCCATCTAGTTGCACTAAGAAAGCCAGTAGATgtggtgttttattttagcttttcatactgtctctcacagcatccttctggatAGAATGTCCAGCACCCAGCTAGACCAGTCCATGATACCTTGGGTGAGAAACTAGCTGATGGGTTGAGCTTGAAGAGTTACGGCAAATGGGTTTACAtcaggctggtgaccagtcaccagtggggttccccagggcttgATTTTAGGACCTGTGttctttaatgttttcataaatgATCTGTACACACAAATCGAATGTGCATTAAGTACAAGGAACTGCAGACTCCCTTGAGGGTAGAGACACCTTACAGAGAGATCTGAATAGACTAGAGAGCTGGGCAATCACCCACTGTATGAAATTTAGCAAGAGCAAGTGTCAGATTCTCCACCTGGGACAGGGTAATCCTGGTTATACATGCACACCGGGGGACaagaggctggaaagcagccctgAAAAGAGAGGTCTGGGTTGATGGCAAATTGAATATGAATcaacagtgtgtcctggcagtCAAAAGGGGCCAACTATGCCCTGGgatgcatcaagcacagcattgctggCTGGTTGAGGGGGGCAATTGTCCCACTCTATGCTTCATTGGTGCAGTCCCACCTcgagtactgtgtgcagtttttgGTGCTTCAATACAAGGACATCAAACTATTAGAGAgcgtgtccagaggagggcgaTCAAGACAGTGAAAGAAAGGCCTCGAAGGCAAAGGCTGAgctcacttggtttgttcaacTTGAAGAAGAGAGGGCTGAGGGGTGGTGACCTCATGGCAGCCTACAGCTTTCtccaggcaggcagcagagaaggagCTGGTGATCTCAGAAACAGTACacaaggaaatggaatgaagctgcatcaggggaagttcaaattgaatattaggaaaaggttcttcactgagaaggTGGTCAGTCActagaacaggctccccagggaaatggtcacagcaccaagcctgtcagagttcaaggagcatctggatGACACTCAGTCATATGGTTTAGAttcaggaggagcaggaagttggactcaatgatccttacAGGTCCCTTTCAACTCTAGATACTCTATGAACTTACCAAAAGACACCTGAACAGCCATCACATACAAAGGGGAGAAAATCTGAAACAAAgagatttgttttcagttagACAACATTGTTGTTGTCTTGCTAATAGTTTCTAGCTTAATTTTCACACAATTAACTTTTGCTTACCTATATCATAGGGCCAGTATCTTTACAAGGACACTTAGCAACTGCATCTACACAGTACCTAGAAGTGGCTTTTGTAACACAGTTACACTGTTAACTCCTCTAGTGTTACTGAAAAACATATAAGTAGGTAAATTATATTTAGATACATTCTAAAAGTTGGAATTATGCtttagatttgtttttttcagtatcaaACTTCAAAACTAGAACATTTGGCTAGCCATCAAACTTACCAGCTATCCTAAATACTAAATCTATTGTGAGACCACTCAGAACACTATTTAATGACTACTGGAGCAGTGgacaatttacatttttattatatggATTGCTAACTGGAGGAGATGCTATCCCTTCCAGAAAGCCAGCACCTCCTCCATTTGACAGTCCTGATGATCCTCCTCATTCATATCACACATACCATCCTCATGTATCTAAACTGCACatacttcacagaatcacagaatgttagggattggtagggaccttgaaagatcatccagtccaatccccctcccggagcaggaacacctagatcaggtaacacaggaaggcatccaggcgggttttgaatgtctccaga encodes:
- the ZFAND1 gene encoding AN1-type zinc finger protein 1; translation: MAELEVGQHCGVPECRQLDFLPFVCDGCSGVFCLQHRSRDAHGCSEVNIRNSSVKTDQHRSYPCSCKDCNGKELMPVLCPYCEKHFCLRHRHQSDHECEKLDAPQPRMAATQQLVKHIIDSKKSEEAKSKKLKGAKNSETAAKVALMKLKMHACGDKSLPQTERIYFQVFLPKGNKEKSKPMFFCSKWSIGKVVDFAASLASLKNDNNKSTAQKLRLCHTASGQALPFEHTLETWLSDKEYPLYNGGNIILEYLDNDVLFIEDTESYFS